Proteins from a genomic interval of Rhodothermales bacterium:
- a CDS encoding serine/threonine protein kinase, whose product MRPSLLKQLFGDALSLPASGRAAFLDEACRGDQALRDELASLLRYHEQGPDFLDQVHGALDSVSLINDSLLQKRYEGYETESIIAEGGMGVVLRARSGTGDAVAIKVQPPHLAGDANTRARFEREAGVTSRLQHPALCKVLETGLTEDGSLFVVMPLYGGETLRERLRRGPLPLAEAIEVLMVCAEGLLAAHQVGIVHRDVKPGNIMLTPTGPIILDFGLARLMDASRLTATGTVLGTAAYMSPEQLRAQSVDWRTDIWSLGVVAFEMLAGTRPFGEVAAHEVARAILEENPDSLPASVPRELQSAVSRMLVKEKEKRLAGLELLPSLLGQGS is encoded by the coding sequence GTGAGACCCTCGTTGCTCAAACAGCTCTTCGGGGACGCCCTCTCTCTGCCGGCATCAGGTCGCGCCGCATTTCTTGACGAGGCCTGCCGGGGAGATCAGGCACTCCGCGACGAACTCGCGTCATTGCTGCGCTATCACGAGCAGGGTCCGGACTTTCTGGATCAGGTCCACGGCGCTCTGGACAGCGTCTCCCTCATCAACGACTCTCTACTGCAGAAACGCTACGAGGGATACGAAACCGAGTCGATCATTGCAGAAGGTGGGATGGGCGTCGTTCTCCGGGCGCGTTCAGGAACGGGCGATGCGGTCGCGATCAAGGTGCAACCGCCACATCTGGCCGGTGACGCGAACACCCGGGCTCGCTTTGAGCGAGAGGCCGGCGTCACCTCTCGCCTCCAACACCCCGCACTCTGCAAGGTGCTCGAAACAGGCCTGACAGAGGATGGGTCTCTGTTTGTGGTTATGCCGCTTTACGGCGGAGAAACCCTGCGGGAGCGGTTGCGTCGGGGCCCACTTCCCCTCGCAGAGGCCATCGAAGTTCTGATGGTTTGCGCGGAGGGCCTGCTTGCTGCGCATCAGGTTGGCATCGTGCACAGAGATGTCAAGCCTGGGAATATCATGCTCACTCCGACGGGGCCGATCATTCTGGATTTCGGGTTGGCGAGACTCATGGATGCGAGCAGGCTCACCGCCACGGGCACAGTCCTGGGCACCGCGGCCTACATGAGTCCGGAGCAACTCCGGGCTCAGTCGGTGGATTGGCGGACCGACATATGGTCTCTCGGTGTCGTTGCGTTCGAGATGTTGGCAGGAACGAGGCCGTTTGGTGAGGTCGCGGCGCACGAAGTGGCCAGGGCCATCCTTGAGGAGAATCCCGATTCGTTGCCTGCGAGCGTGCCCCGCGAGCTCCAATCGGCCGTCAGCCGCATGCTCGTAAAGGAGAAAGAGAAGCGACTAGCCGGGCTGGAATTGCTTCCGAGCCTGCTCGGGCAGGGATCATAA
- a CDS encoding sigma-70 family RNA polymerase sigma factor, with translation MGTENDQLIADLLEATRQGDRSRIDELYRLVYDELHRQAGFQRKKWQGDLTLNTTALVHEAYLKLAGRQEASWESRAHFMAVAAKAMRHILTDHARRRRAEKRGGDVPRLSLEELVARGGVSVPMEEKAQGLLDLHEALECLAREDPRAALIVECRFFGEMTIPDIATATGLSESTVKRDWTLAQAWLRRELSEGDPHRDHPR, from the coding sequence GTGGGCACCGAAAACGATCAGTTAATTGCCGACCTGCTCGAGGCGACCCGTCAGGGAGACCGCTCTCGCATTGACGAGCTGTACCGGCTCGTGTATGACGAACTGCATCGCCAGGCAGGCTTCCAGCGGAAGAAATGGCAGGGTGACCTGACCCTGAATACAACGGCGCTGGTACACGAGGCGTATCTGAAGTTGGCCGGTCGACAAGAGGCCTCGTGGGAGTCCAGAGCCCACTTTATGGCCGTCGCCGCCAAAGCCATGCGACACATATTGACGGACCATGCCAGGAGGCGCAGAGCCGAAAAACGCGGTGGCGACGTGCCTCGCTTGTCGCTGGAGGAATTGGTTGCGCGCGGAGGCGTCTCGGTTCCGATGGAGGAAAAGGCCCAGGGGCTTCTGGACCTGCACGAAGCCCTGGAGTGCCTTGCCCGGGAAGATCCGCGTGCCGCACTCATCGTGGAGTGTCGGTTCTTCGGTGAGATGACGATCCCCGACATCGCCACAGCAACCGGACTCTCCGAGAGCACCGTCAAGCGCGATTGGACCCTGGCTCAGGCCTGGCTGCGAAGGGAGCTCTCAGAGGGCGACCCGCACCGCGACCATCCGCGGTGA